One Novosphingobium sp. G106 DNA segment encodes these proteins:
- a CDS encoding EthD domain-containing protein, which produces MPDDVVKVIYLARRNPAMSAGEFPDRWRQHAILGGTLPSLRGSFVQVAQCLNIYDRKIVGRASLDYDGVNLLTVIDRSAALRLNQDPAVFDIMLPDELQTFSTYVRHFSLQCREQVLRAGPMLGHCLITFLRRARNVAPDVFERQLTTHLGAMVSTANRTVFNRVEDRMPGYDFDAITESWFASAEEAASATKSPEYKDHLRSREIVCDEGFSIVMMTRLNHSWPALAEST; this is translated from the coding sequence ATGCCCGACGATGTCGTCAAGGTAATATATCTGGCCCGCCGTAATCCGGCGATGAGCGCGGGCGAATTTCCCGACCGATGGCGCCAGCACGCGATATTGGGTGGAACACTTCCGTCCCTACGCGGCAGCTTTGTTCAGGTCGCCCAGTGCTTGAATATTTATGATCGCAAGATCGTCGGGCGGGCGTCCTTGGACTATGATGGCGTTAATCTCCTGACCGTGATCGACCGCAGTGCAGCACTACGGCTGAATCAAGACCCAGCAGTGTTCGACATCATGCTTCCGGACGAACTCCAGACCTTCTCGACTTACGTCCGGCACTTTTCGCTGCAATGCCGTGAACAGGTTCTGCGCGCTGGCCCGATGCTCGGCCATTGCCTCATCACGTTCCTGAGGCGAGCCCGGAACGTCGCGCCCGATGTGTTCGAGCGGCAGTTGACCACGCACCTCGGTGCAATGGTTTCGACCGCAAACCGCACCGTTTTCAATCGCGTCGAAGACCGAATGCCCGGATACGATTTCGACGCGATCACGGAAAGCTGGTTCGCGAGCGCAGAGGAGGCCGCATCCGCTACCAAATCGCCGGAATACAAGGACCATCTGCGCAGCCGTGAGATAGTCTGCGACGAGGGCTTCAGCATCGTGATGATGACCCGATTAAATCATAGCTGGCCCGCTTTGGCCGAATCAACCTGA
- a CDS encoding SDR family NAD(P)-dependent oxidoreductase: MSRRGGEVLAIKLDHSEEDQVVKMVDQVIQRFGKINIVLNFAAMIAGEFIAKDGDIVNMDADYWDQNLKFNLKGPMLVCKHTIPHMIKAGQGAIVNTGSGVVFRGDSVRNAYSAAKIGLHSVTMDIAASYGKHNIRCNLVSPGLVLTKAVREGCSEELIEKLGKENLVPFIGEPDDLANVACFLASNEARYITGQILAVDGGLHVHQCVMGQQ, from the coding sequence TTGAGCAGGCGGGGGGGCGAGGTCCTCGCCATCAAGCTCGACCATTCCGAAGAAGATCAGGTCGTCAAGATGGTCGACCAGGTCATCCAGCGGTTCGGCAAGATCAACATTGTCCTGAACTTCGCGGCCATGATCGCGGGCGAATTTATCGCAAAAGACGGCGACATCGTAAACATGGACGCCGACTATTGGGACCAGAACCTCAAGTTCAATCTGAAGGGCCCCATGCTGGTGTGCAAGCACACGATACCGCACATGATCAAGGCGGGCCAAGGTGCAATCGTGAACACGGGATCCGGTGTCGTGTTTCGCGGCGACAGCGTCCGCAATGCCTACTCGGCCGCCAAGATCGGCCTGCACAGCGTAACGATGGATATCGCTGCGAGCTACGGGAAGCACAACATCCGCTGCAATCTGGTCTCGCCGGGCCTGGTCCTAACCAAGGCAGTTCGCGAAGGTTGCTCGGAAGAACTGATCGAAAAGCTTGGAAAGGAGAACCTGGTGCCTTTTATAGGCGAACCGGATGATCTCGCGAACGTGGCCTGCTTCCTGGCGTCCAACGAAGCGCGCTATATCACGGGCCAGATCCTTGCGGTGGATGGTGGTCTCCACGTCCACCAGTGCGTCATGGGTCAGCAATAA